A genome region from Musa acuminata AAA Group cultivar baxijiao chromosome BXJ3-5, Cavendish_Baxijiao_AAA, whole genome shotgun sequence includes the following:
- the LOC103985369 gene encoding kinetochore protein SPC24 homolog — protein MANSAKRVDFQNLVSLADDLLGVLKNKKDGDGLVQSLEGAMLLQSSCRSDVDETGRVLEDYENKIEACKEKIAKSKEETDLDAELEHLQHGLDEKLQEEHLLRQELRAISEELIGFEHQRISIEERMKMIKKREKDLTRTQNLLSLCASVTNIIPDFEDTTKISGVVVDRNKKKAEKFEFEMTEAPLDICNKLWKMA, from the exons ATGGCGAATTCTGCCAAAAGAGTAGACTTTCAGAATCTTGTTTCGCTAGCCGATGATCTACTTGGGGTTTTGAAGAATAAGAAGGACGGCGATGGGCTGGTGCAATCGTTGGAAGGGGCGATGCTGCTTCAGTCGTCATGTCGGTCTGACGTCGATGAGACTGGGAGGGTATTAGAAG ACTACGAGAACAAGATAGAAGCATGTAAAGAGAAGATTGCTAAGTCAAAGGAGGAGACAGATTTAGATGCTGAACTTGAACATCTTCAACATGGATTGGATGAGAAATTGCAAGAGGAACATCTGTTACGGCAGGAACTAAGA GCTATTAGTGAAGAACTCATTGGTTTTGAACATCAGAGAATTTCCATTGAAGAGCGAATGAAGATgattaagaaaagagaaaaagatctAACAAGGACACA AAATTTGCTTTCCTTGTGCGCTTCAGTGACAAATATTATCCCAGATTTTGAAGATACAACCAAGATTTCTGGTG TGGTGGTAGATAGAAACAAGAAGAAAGCTGAGAAGTTTGAGTTTGAGATGACAGAAGCTCCACTTGATATTTGCAACA